From the genome of Pseudomonadota bacterium:
TGTGCGTGTGGAGATCGATGATCACAGCGTGGCGCGCTGCTGCGCCTTCCCGCAGCGCTTGCACGTGTGCAGCGCGGCATCGGTGTAGAACGCGTCGAACGCCGGCGCGAGCTGCGTAGTGATGTCGGTGACGTGCAGTCGGATGCGGTGGAGCTCGGTCGAGCAGTCTTCGCAGTACCAGCGGAACTCGTCTTCCTCGTGGGGCTTTCGCGCCCGCTCGATGACCAGGCCCACCGTGTTGGGGGGGCGCTGGGGAGAGTGCGGCACGTTGGGCGGGAGCAGGAAGATCTCACCCTGCTTGATGGCGATGTCGCGAAACGCGCCGTTCTCGTTCACGCGCAACGTGATGTCACCCTCGACCTGGTAGAAGAACTCTTCAGAGATGTCGACGTGGAAGTCCTTGCGGGCGTTCGGTCCGCCGATCACCATGACGATGAAGTCGCTGTCGCGCCACACCACCTGATTGCCCACGGGGGGGCGCAGCAGGTGGCGATGTTCATCGATCCAGGCGGCCAGATTGATGGGCAGCATGCGTGCACCCTTTCTTCGCGAACTTCGCGGGCGTTCGACTCAAGCGTCAGGCGATGCGCAGCGTCGCGGAGCCGATGCGCTCCACACTCACCCGCACCTGGCTCACCCCGGCCAGGGAGACGGCCTGGGTGGCCCCGCCGCTCATCACGATGTCGCCCGCTCGCAGGGAACGAGGCGCGATGGCGTTGATGAGCGCGGCCAGAGCGCGCGCCGGATGGTCGTACACCGCTGCGCTCGAAGCGGTCTCCACCACCCTGCCATCGCACTCGAGCACGATGCCGAGATTGTCGAGGGCACCTGGGGAGACCAGCTCGCTGCCGAGCACCACGAAGGCGGCCGACGCATTGTCGGCCACGACGTTCGGCAGGTTGAACCTGAAATCCTCGTAACGACTGTCGAGCACCTCGATGGCCGCGCACACGCCCTTCACGGCGGCAAGCGCCTGGGCTGCCGTGACGGGGCCGCTGATGTCGGCGCCCATGACGAAGCAGATCTCCGGCTCGACCCGAGGCTGGCGCAGCGTCTCACGACGAAGCGTCGCGCCATCTTCGAGCAGCATGCGGTCGGAGAGCCAGGCGTGAATCGGCGCATGCACGTTCATCTGCTGCATCTTGGCGCGACTGGTCATGCCCATCTTCCACCCGATGAGCCGCTCCCCGCGGGAGAGGGCCCGCTCGAGGAGCGACGCCTGCACGGCATAGGCGTCGGTGAGGGTGAGCTCCACGGGGAGGGCTTGAAGCAGCCTTCCCTCGAGGCGGGCGTTGTCAAGCAGGGTTGCGATGTCGTTCATCTCGGAATCTCCACGGTGGCGAACCGCAACGGATCGAAGGGTGAGCCGTAGCTGGTCACCCATTCGTCATAGTGGGCCGTCGGCCCCGGACGATGCAGGCGGGCGATGTTGAGGCCCAGGGTGCGCACCCCCGGGTGCAGCGCCATGAGCGTCTCGATGGGAATGCGCATCTCGGCCGTCCACCCGCGGGCGACCCTGCGAACACGTCCGCTCCAGGGCAGGTCGTCCGGAACGCTCTCCGGCGTCCCCACCCCCGGTGGACGTTTCTTCCCGCTGGGGACCTTCTCGAGCGACGCGGCGCCCAACAAGCCGAGCTTCAGAACCACGTACTGCGACCG
Proteins encoded in this window:
- a CDS encoding 4-oxalocrotonate decarboxylase, which gives rise to MGDQLRLTLRSVAVRHRGDSEMNDIATLLDNARLEGRLLQALPVELTLTDAYAVQASLLERALSRGERLIGWKMGMTSRAKMQQMNVHAPIHAWLSDRMLLEDGATLRRETLRQPRVEPEICFVMGADISGPVTAAQALAAVKGVCAAIEVLDSRYEDFRFNLPNVVADNASAAFVVLGSELVSPGALDNLGIVLECDGRVVETASSAAVYDHPARALAALINAIAPRSLRAGDIVMSGGATQAVSLAGVSQVRVSVERIGSATLRIA
- a CDS encoding 3-hydroxyanthranilate 3,4-dioxygenase, translating into MLPINLAAWIDEHRHLLRPPVGNQVVWRDSDFIVMVIGGPNARKDFHVDISEEFFYQVEGDITLRVNENGAFRDIAIKQGEIFLLPPNVPHSPQRPPNTVGLVIERARKPHEEDEFRWYCEDCSTELHRIRLHVTDITTQLAPAFDAFYTDAALHTCKRCGKAQQRATL